The following nucleotide sequence is from Dehalococcoidia bacterium.
CCGGCAGAGGATTTTGTCCAGAGGATCGATCACCTCAATCAGAACCTTTCAAGGTAATTCTCGATGCGGTTCAGGCCTTCAGCAATATTTTCCAGGGAATTGGCATAGGAGAATCGGAGATACCCTTCTCCGTTACTTCCGAAATCGATACCCGGAGTCACTCCCACATGGGCCTTTTTCAGAATATCGAAGGCCAGCTTATAGGAATCCGGGGAGAAGTGCCTGGCGTTGGCAAATACGTAGAACGCGCCCGTAGGTTCCACCGTGATGCCGAATCCCATCTCCTTAAGCCGTTTGACCATGTATTTTCTGCGTTCATTGTAGATGCTCTTCATTCGAGCCACATCGTCGCCCGCTTTTTCCAGAGCAGCGATTCCTGCCATCTGGACCACCGAATTGGCGGAGATCAGGAAATTCTGCTGGAGGGTCTGGATGGTTCGGATGAAGGGTTGGGGCGCAATCAGGTATCCCAGTCTCAGGCCGGTCATGGCATAAAGCTTGGAAAAGCCGTTCAAAACGAAGGCGTTTTCGGTGAACTCCAGAATCGAATGCTCTTTACCTTCGTACACCAGTCCATGATAGACCTCGTCCGATATCACGTAAGGAGAAAACCGGGCGATAGCGCGCAGGCGATCCTCGGAGAGAA
It contains:
- a CDS encoding pyridoxal phosphate-dependent aminotransferase; this encodes MRIARRTEEITPFIVMEVLEKAHAMEREGIDVIHLEVGEPDFDTPQCIKDAAVEALQAGHTHYTHSLGTIELREAIARHYHQTYQVTVSPDQIVVTSGTSPAMFLLFSALLNPGDEVILSDPRYSCYPNFIKFVEGIPVTVPVYEEDGFQYRPEEIKKRITPKTQAILVNSPSNPTGNLLSEDRLRAIARFSPYVISDEVYHGLVYEGKEHSILEFTENAFVLNGFSKLYAMTGLRLGYLIAPQPFIRTIQTLQQNFLISANSVVQMAGIAALEKAGDDVARMKSIYNERRKYMVKRLKEMGFGITVEPTGAFYVFANARHFSPDSYKLAFDILKKAHVGVTPGIDFGSNGEGYLRFSYANSLENIAEGLNRIENYLERF